From Luteococcus japonicus, one genomic window encodes:
- a CDS encoding TIGR04053 family radical SAM/SPASM domain-containing protein yields the protein MTVTATHPHVAQDPHGETPSHPHHAPAVRTIRHDINTKPFIVIWETTRACQLVCKHCRADAQHRAHPEQLTTEQGKALLDDLAAYEAPRPLVVFTGGDAFEREDLAELCRYGTEKGLSISLSPSITPLVTPERLHEMREAGGKAISLSLDGATAETHDSFRGFPGTFDASIEASQWMREEGFRLQVNSVFTKGNIKEAPALLKTVMGMGAFMWYTFMLVPTGRGADLNALNPEEREDVLNWLHDISDRIAIKTTEAPQYRRIAIQRERAREQGIPIPYQVAHRGELYHYLTEETTRLLGDHPEKPRRPRAPMAVNSGSGFAFIDHLGDVYPNGFLPKHCGNVKQTPFHEIYTDSPVFQALRKPDEFKGKCGVCEFNKLCGGSRSTAYAMTGDYLASDPTCLWVPPAWTEQMEGSPRHMG from the coding sequence CCCATCCGCACGTCGCACAGGATCCACACGGCGAGACCCCGTCACACCCGCACCACGCACCCGCCGTGCGCACCATTCGCCACGACATCAACACCAAGCCCTTCATCGTCATCTGGGAGACCACCCGGGCGTGCCAGCTGGTGTGCAAGCACTGCCGCGCCGATGCGCAGCACCGCGCCCACCCGGAACAGTTGACCACCGAGCAGGGCAAGGCACTGCTGGATGACCTGGCCGCCTACGAGGCGCCACGGCCCCTGGTGGTCTTCACCGGAGGCGACGCCTTCGAGCGCGAGGACCTTGCCGAGCTGTGCCGCTACGGCACCGAGAAGGGCCTGAGCATCTCCCTGAGCCCGTCGATCACGCCCCTCGTCACGCCGGAGCGCCTGCATGAGATGCGCGAGGCCGGCGGCAAGGCGATCAGCCTCAGCCTGGATGGCGCCACCGCCGAGACCCACGACTCCTTCCGCGGTTTCCCCGGCACCTTCGACGCATCGATCGAGGCGTCGCAGTGGATGCGCGAGGAGGGCTTCCGGCTGCAGGTGAACTCGGTCTTCACCAAGGGCAACATCAAGGAGGCCCCGGCACTGCTGAAGACCGTCATGGGAATGGGTGCCTTCATGTGGTACACCTTCATGCTCGTGCCCACCGGCCGTGGCGCAGACCTCAACGCCCTCAATCCCGAGGAGCGCGAAGACGTCCTGAACTGGCTGCACGACATCAGCGACCGCATCGCCATCAAGACCACCGAGGCGCCGCAGTACCGCCGCATCGCCATCCAGCGCGAGCGCGCCCGGGAGCAGGGCATCCCGATCCCCTACCAGGTGGCCCACCGCGGTGAGCTGTACCACTACCTCACCGAGGAGACCACGCGCCTGCTGGGCGACCACCCCGAGAAGCCGCGCCGTCCTCGTGCGCCGATGGCCGTGAACTCCGGTTCGGGCTTCGCCTTCATCGACCACCTGGGCGACGTGTACCCCAACGGCTTCCTGCCCAAGCACTGCGGCAACGTGAAGCAGACCCCCTTCCACGAGATCTACACCGATTCGCCCGTCTTCCAGGCGCTGCGCAAGCCCGACGAGTTCAAGGGCAAGTGCGGCGTGTGCGAGTTCAACAAGCTGTGTGGCGGTTCGCGCTCCACCGCCTACGCCATGACCGGCGACTACCTGGCCAGCGACCCCACCTGCCTGTGGGTGCCCCCGGCCTGGACCGAGCAGATGGAGGGCAGCCCCCGCCACATGGGCTGA
- a CDS encoding HAD-IA family hydrolase, with amino-acid sequence MQRIIVDLGGVLVHETTQVRDAAKLLGVAPHEITRRYWSERDAWDRGDDDLTYWGAVAQGAGITIDAAIADHLARQDAKLWTTLRPTALDLLVDLAMSPHEVWVLSNAASCFERSIAESDWGELVNGWFVSGKLGMAKPEAAIYEHVEQALGCSPDELWFVDDKPQNLEVPQGRGWHTHLWQDDADTRSWLVESGALEP; translated from the coding sequence ATGCAGAGGATCATCGTGGATCTGGGCGGCGTGCTGGTGCACGAGACGACGCAGGTGCGCGACGCCGCGAAGCTGTTGGGCGTGGCGCCGCACGAGATCACGCGTCGCTACTGGTCCGAGCGTGACGCCTGGGACCGGGGCGACGACGACCTCACCTACTGGGGTGCCGTGGCGCAGGGTGCTGGCATCACGATCGACGCGGCGATCGCCGACCATCTGGCTCGTCAGGACGCGAAGCTGTGGACCACGCTTCGCCCCACTGCGCTGGACCTGCTCGTCGATCTGGCGATGAGCCCGCACGAGGTGTGGGTGCTGAGCAATGCCGCCAGCTGCTTCGAGCGATCGATCGCCGAATCGGACTGGGGTGAGCTGGTCAACGGCTGGTTCGTCTCCGGAAAGCTCGGCATGGCCAAGCCCGAGGCCGCGATCTATGAGCACGTCGAGCAGGCGCTGGGCTGCAGCCCTGACGAGCTGTGGTTCGTCGACGACAAGCCCCAGAACCTGGAGGTGCCACAAGGGCGCGGCTGGCACACCCACCTGTGGCAGGACGACGCCGACACCCGCTCGTGGCTGGTGGAGTCGGGCGCGCTGGAGCCGTGA
- a CDS encoding UTP--glucose-1-phosphate uridylyltransferase, with protein sequence MSAAGLEQAVAKMQAAGVMPAAIRTFQSQYAQLEAGAAGFIREETIEPMPRPVHLADLDVDPEAAREALDRTVVIKLNGGLGTSMGLDKAKNLLEVRDGKTFLDIIVQQVLAARAKHCARLPLMFMNSFRTHDDTLTALARYPELAVDGLPLGFLQNQEPKLRVDDLTPVEWPSNPSLEWCPPGHGDVYVALYGSGLLQQLIDLGHERLLLTNGDNLGASPDATMAGWFAASGASYAAELCRRTVNDRKGGHLAARRSDGQLILRDTAQTLPHEMHFFTDPDHHPYFHTNNLWLDLRVLHRVMSERDGVLGLPLIRNQKTVDPTDPDSTPVFQMESAMGAAIEVFEGATAICVGRERFLPVKTTNELLLLRSDLYELDEDGLLVAQAETPRVELDGHYKLVQDFSRLVPHPLGLRKATSLRVNGEVGFGRDVQVVGDVEVSPDEPRMIEDGTVLG encoded by the coding sequence ATGAGCGCAGCAGGACTAGAGCAGGCCGTCGCCAAGATGCAGGCGGCCGGCGTGATGCCCGCGGCCATCCGCACCTTCCAGTCGCAGTACGCGCAGCTGGAGGCCGGGGCCGCCGGTTTCATCCGCGAGGAGACCATCGAGCCGATGCCCCGCCCGGTGCACCTGGCCGATCTGGACGTCGACCCCGAGGCGGCGCGCGAGGCGCTCGACCGCACCGTCGTGATCAAGCTCAACGGCGGGCTGGGCACATCGATGGGGCTGGACAAGGCCAAGAACCTGCTGGAGGTGCGTGACGGCAAGACCTTCCTGGACATCATCGTCCAGCAGGTGCTCGCCGCCCGAGCCAAGCACTGCGCGCGGCTGCCGTTGATGTTCATGAACTCCTTCCGCACCCACGACGACACCCTCACCGCCCTGGCCCGCTACCCGGAACTGGCCGTCGACGGGCTGCCGCTCGGCTTCTTGCAGAACCAGGAACCCAAGCTGCGCGTCGACGACCTGACGCCCGTCGAATGGCCCTCCAACCCGTCGCTGGAGTGGTGCCCGCCCGGTCACGGCGACGTCTACGTCGCCCTCTACGGCAGCGGGCTGCTGCAACAGCTCATCGACCTGGGCCACGAACGGCTGCTGCTCACCAATGGCGACAACCTGGGTGCCAGCCCCGACGCCACCATGGCCGGCTGGTTCGCTGCCTCCGGGGCGTCCTATGCCGCCGAGTTGTGCCGCCGCACCGTCAACGACCGCAAGGGCGGTCATCTGGCGGCGCGTCGCAGCGACGGTCAGCTGATCCTGCGCGACACGGCGCAGACCCTGCCCCACGAGATGCACTTCTTCACCGACCCCGACCATCACCCGTACTTCCACACCAACAACCTGTGGCTTGACCTGCGGGTGCTGCATCGCGTCATGTCCGAGCGCGACGGGGTGCTTGGCCTGCCGCTGATTCGCAACCAGAAGACCGTCGATCCCACCGACCCCGACTCCACCCCGGTTTTCCAGATGGAGAGCGCCATGGGTGCCGCGATCGAGGTCTTCGAGGGCGCCACCGCCATCTGCGTCGGACGTGAACGTTTTCTGCCGGTGAAGACCACCAATGAACTGCTCCTGCTGCGCAGCGACCTCTACGAGCTCGACGAGGACGGGCTGCTGGTGGCACAGGCGGAGACGCCTCGGGTGGAGCTGGACGGCCACTACAAGCTGGTGCAGGACTTCTCCCGGCTGGTGCCGCATCCGCTGGGGCTGCGCAAGGCCACCTCGCTGCGTGTCAACGGCGAGGTGGGCTTTGGCCGCGACGTCCAGGTGGTCGGCGATGTGGAGGTCAGCCCCGACGAGCCGCGCATGATCGAGGATGGCACCGTACTGGGCTGA
- the galK gene encoding galactokinase, with amino-acid sequence MFHLDAAWSTDEGITRATELFTQTFGSEPAGVWASPGRVNVIGEHIDYNGGFCLPIALPHRTYVAVASRDDGRVRMVTDFAADGPWQGSLDELAPGRVEGWVAYCGGPAWALREAGIQVPGFDAAVASCVPVGAGLSSSAAIECAVGLALADLAGQPMDATSEDRARLAALCVQAENLVANAPTGGLDQAASLRTQEGHALLLDCAANTVEHVSFDLAAQGMSLLVADSRAAHSLGDGQYGARRAHCDQAAQILGVTSLREVADATDPADLDSVLDRMPEDVLRRRLRHVLTETWRVQGFVAVLREGQFEVAGELLTASHASLRDDYETSVRETDVLVDAALAGGALGARITGGGFGGSIIALVRDADAERIAQAMLDATRQAGTPEPQLHLAIAAGPGQRLS; translated from the coding sequence ATGTTCCACCTGGACGCCGCCTGGAGCACCGATGAGGGCATCACGCGTGCCACCGAGCTTTTCACCCAGACCTTCGGCAGCGAACCCGCCGGTGTGTGGGCCTCGCCCGGACGGGTCAACGTGATCGGTGAGCACATCGACTACAACGGCGGCTTCTGTCTGCCCATCGCGCTGCCGCACCGTACCTATGTTGCCGTGGCGTCCCGCGACGACGGCCGGGTTCGCATGGTCACCGACTTCGCGGCGGACGGGCCCTGGCAGGGGAGCCTCGACGAACTCGCCCCCGGCCGGGTGGAGGGCTGGGTGGCCTACTGCGGTGGCCCGGCCTGGGCGCTGCGCGAGGCTGGCATCCAGGTGCCCGGCTTCGACGCCGCCGTCGCCTCCTGTGTGCCGGTCGGTGCCGGGCTGTCCTCGTCGGCCGCCATCGAGTGCGCCGTCGGGCTGGCGCTCGCCGATCTGGCCGGCCAGCCCATGGACGCCACCTCCGAGGACCGCGCCCGGCTCGCGGCGCTGTGCGTACAGGCAGAGAACCTCGTCGCGAATGCCCCCACCGGGGGCCTGGACCAGGCCGCCTCGCTGCGCACCCAGGAGGGGCACGCGCTGCTGCTGGACTGCGCCGCCAACACCGTCGAGCACGTCTCCTTCGACCTGGCCGCGCAGGGCATGAGCCTGCTGGTGGCCGACAGCCGTGCGGCCCACTCGTTGGGTGACGGCCAGTACGGCGCCCGTCGTGCCCACTGTGACCAAGCCGCCCAGATCCTGGGCGTCACCAGCCTGCGCGAGGTGGCCGACGCCACTGACCCCGCCGACCTCGACTCCGTGCTGGACCGCATGCCCGAGGACGTGCTGCGCCGCCGTCTGCGCCACGTTCTCACCGAGACCTGGCGCGTGCAGGGCTTCGTCGCCGTCCTGCGCGAGGGCCAGTTCGAGGTAGCCGGCGAGCTGCTCACCGCGTCGCACGCCTCACTGCGTGACGACTACGAGACCAGCGTCCGCGAGACCGACGTGCTGGTGGATGCCGCCCTGGCGGGGGGAGCGCTGGGGGCCCGCATCACCGGCGGTGGCTTCGGTGGCAGCATCATCGCCCTGGTGCGCGACGCCGATGCCGAACGCATCGCCCAGGCCATGCTCGATGCCACCCGGCAGGCCGGCACGCCCGAACCGCAGCTCCACCTGGCGATCGCGGCCGGCCCCGGCCAGCGGTTGTCCTGA
- a CDS encoding alpha-galactosidase — translation MLANGQSYTSPWLVFGHGTGLDSIAHAHHDFLRATHPVDAERPVTLNVWEAVYFDHDADRLLDLARRAADLGIERYVLDDGWFGARRDDRAGLGDWTVSPDAWPGGLHPLVDEVTRLGMQFGLWFEPEMVNPDSDLAREHPDWVLQVPGRMPLEARHQWVLNLGIPEAYTHVRDQMMALLEEYEIGYIKWDHNRDLLDPGTHPDGRPGVREQTLAFYRLVDELKAAHPGLEIESCSSGGARIDLEVMQHCDRVWVSDNIDPTDRQQMTR, via the coding sequence GTGCTGGCCAATGGCCAGAGCTACACGAGCCCATGGCTGGTCTTCGGCCACGGCACCGGTCTGGACTCGATTGCCCACGCCCACCACGACTTCCTGCGGGCCACCCATCCCGTCGACGCCGAGCGCCCGGTCACGTTGAACGTGTGGGAGGCCGTCTACTTCGACCACGACGCCGACCGCCTGCTGGATCTGGCCCGTCGCGCCGCAGACCTAGGCATCGAGCGCTATGTGCTGGACGACGGCTGGTTCGGCGCCCGTCGCGATGACCGTGCGGGCCTGGGCGACTGGACGGTGAGCCCTGACGCGTGGCCAGGGGGCCTGCACCCACTGGTGGACGAGGTGACTCGCCTCGGGATGCAGTTCGGCCTGTGGTTCGAGCCCGAGATGGTGAACCCTGATTCCGATCTGGCCCGCGAGCATCCCGATTGGGTCCTCCAGGTGCCCGGACGCATGCCGCTGGAGGCGCGTCACCAGTGGGTGCTGAACCTGGGGATCCCCGAGGCCTACACCCATGTGCGCGACCAGATGATGGCGCTGCTCGAGGAGTACGAGATCGGCTACATCAAGTGGGACCACAACCGCGATCTGCTGGATCCCGGCACGCATCCCGACGGCCGGCCCGGGGTCCGCGAGCAGACTCTGGCCTTCTACCGACTGGTGGACGAACTGAAGGCCGCCCACCCCGGACTGGAGATCGAGTCGTGCAGCTCGGGCGGTGCGCGCATCGATCTGGAGGTGATGCAGCACTGCGATCGCGTCTGGGTGAGCGACAACATCGATCCCACGGATCGTCAGCAGATGACGCGCTGA
- a CDS encoding glycoside hydrolase family 2 TIM barrel-domain containing protein: MLHENTLPTRSYYIPASTPLGDVVEARVLSDRAQLINGTWKFQLLAEERELPEGFFLPGSEISDLVDIQVPGTWQHQGFDAHQYTNVRYPIPVDPPHVPSANPCGIHLLDFEHTPNSDAPTTQLVFEGVDSCYYVWLNGHYVGYSQVTHATSEFEITPFLVDGVNHLVVLVYKWCDGTYLEDQDKFRTSGIIRDVYLLDRPEKVLFDYFVTTSVGLGGDARVSVRGQYRGGVVPTNLRLIDAHGDMVASGTFSPRSDGHGYTHACDLQVSDAQLWNPESPYLYTLLIETSDEVITDEVGIREVTIDGVVVAVNGRPIKLRGVNRHDSDPVTGPVVDVEHMRRDLALMKQHNINAVRTSHYPNDPRFYQLCDRHGFFVMSEADNESHGAQSRYLADSSWENIVERWNELIADNPEWTQATVDRMERSVRREKNRPSVISWSAGNEGGYGCTFEAAMAWVKGFDPTRISHYEGAFYRDGKRSYDYSSLDVHSRMYASLQEMRDYLAGGPDKPYVLCEYSHAMGNGPGDIEDYWELIRVEPALLGGFVWEWCDHAVLDGWTPEGHPRFLYGGDSGETVHDGNFCVDGLVGPDRVPHQGLLELKNVQRPVRMVGFDQALGVARLRNELDFTNLDDHLQVVWEVVRDGVVVAQGVAKLPKGIEPHTTVDVSCPVDVPDSGRCHLRLRYLLREADAFRAVGHDLGFDEAELEILDPRNQEVVALAASVAGRAPEVHEDPWHVVVSGESFRWTFSRDSGLPVGFQLEGHEVLTRPAEVNIWRAPTDNDRNIVAEWRRARYDRTHTRTYECEVDTDGAAAQISFSMSLASETVQPILRMETRWTVDATGRLRLRMDATRGEGFPYLPRLGLRFFLRSDLEQVTFVGMGPYENYVDKHRASWHGHFVTDVDALFVNYLNPQENGSRHDCDLLGIGNPDIGLSVWGGQPFSFNLSRYSQEELARASHDWELEAEEDLVLCLDHGMGGVGSNSCGPELLEKYRLDAVHHHVDFTLAPVRKG, from the coding sequence GTGCTCCATGAGAACACACTGCCTACTCGCTCCTACTACATTCCAGCCTCCACGCCCCTCGGCGACGTGGTCGAAGCGCGAGTGCTGTCGGACCGCGCGCAGTTAATCAACGGCACGTGGAAGTTTCAGCTCTTAGCCGAGGAGCGAGAGCTGCCAGAAGGATTCTTCCTGCCCGGATCTGAAATCTCGGATCTGGTGGATATTCAGGTCCCTGGCACATGGCAGCACCAAGGCTTTGATGCCCATCAGTACACCAATGTCCGTTACCCGATTCCAGTCGATCCGCCTCACGTTCCCAGCGCGAACCCCTGTGGCATCCATCTGTTGGACTTCGAGCACACCCCCAACTCCGACGCCCCCACAACGCAACTGGTATTCGAGGGCGTCGACTCCTGCTATTATGTCTGGCTCAACGGTCATTACGTGGGTTACAGCCAGGTGACCCACGCCACCAGTGAGTTCGAGATCACCCCCTTTCTGGTCGACGGCGTCAACCATCTGGTGGTGCTGGTGTACAAGTGGTGCGACGGTACCTATCTGGAAGACCAGGACAAGTTCCGTACGAGTGGGATCATTCGTGACGTCTACTTGCTCGACCGGCCCGAGAAGGTGCTCTTCGACTACTTTGTGACCACCAGTGTTGGTCTTGGCGGCGACGCGAGGGTCTCGGTGCGTGGTCAGTACAGGGGCGGCGTCGTACCAACCAACCTGCGTCTTATCGACGCGCATGGTGACATGGTGGCTTCTGGGACGTTCTCGCCCAGAAGCGATGGCCATGGCTACACCCACGCCTGTGACCTGCAGGTGTCCGATGCCCAGCTTTGGAATCCGGAGAGCCCCTACCTCTACACGCTACTGATCGAGACATCCGACGAGGTCATCACCGATGAGGTGGGCATCCGGGAGGTCACGATCGACGGTGTCGTAGTGGCGGTGAATGGTCGGCCGATCAAGCTGCGGGGCGTCAATCGTCATGACTCGGACCCTGTCACTGGACCCGTGGTGGACGTCGAGCACATGCGCCGAGATCTTGCCCTGATGAAGCAGCACAACATCAATGCCGTGCGCACTTCTCATTACCCGAATGATCCACGTTTCTATCAGCTGTGTGACCGTCATGGCTTCTTCGTCATGTCCGAAGCTGACAACGAGAGCCATGGTGCCCAGTCGCGCTACCTCGCCGACAGCTCTTGGGAGAACATTGTTGAGAGGTGGAACGAACTGATTGCCGACAATCCTGAATGGACGCAGGCCACCGTTGATCGAATGGAGCGTAGCGTCCGGCGGGAGAAGAACCGTCCCAGTGTGATCAGCTGGTCGGCCGGCAACGAGGGTGGCTACGGTTGCACGTTCGAGGCGGCCATGGCTTGGGTCAAGGGCTTCGACCCGACTCGGATCAGCCACTACGAGGGCGCGTTCTATCGTGATGGAAAACGCAGTTATGACTATTCCTCCCTAGATGTCCACAGTCGTATGTATGCCTCGCTCCAAGAGATGCGCGACTACCTCGCAGGCGGCCCGGACAAGCCTTATGTGCTTTGCGAGTACTCCCACGCCATGGGTAACGGGCCGGGCGACATTGAGGACTACTGGGAGCTCATCCGGGTCGAGCCAGCATTGTTAGGCGGCTTCGTCTGGGAGTGGTGTGACCATGCCGTCCTGGACGGGTGGACCCCAGAAGGTCATCCGAGATTCCTCTACGGTGGAGACTCCGGGGAGACCGTGCATGACGGGAACTTCTGCGTCGACGGTCTGGTCGGCCCGGACCGCGTGCCCCACCAGGGACTACTTGAGTTAAAGAATGTGCAGCGGCCCGTGCGGATGGTTGGCTTCGATCAAGCACTCGGTGTCGCCCGCCTGCGAAATGAGCTCGATTTCACCAACCTCGACGACCACTTGCAGGTCGTCTGGGAGGTGGTGCGCGACGGTGTCGTTGTGGCGCAGGGAGTGGCGAAGTTGCCGAAGGGTATCGAGCCCCACACGACGGTCGATGTGTCCTGCCCTGTGGACGTGCCTGACTCGGGGCGTTGCCACCTGCGACTGCGGTATCTGCTGCGAGAGGCGGATGCGTTCAGAGCTGTAGGACATGACCTGGGCTTCGACGAGGCAGAACTGGAGATCCTCGATCCGCGCAATCAGGAGGTCGTTGCCCTCGCCGCCTCAGTGGCTGGGCGCGCGCCCGAGGTTCACGAGGATCCTTGGCACGTCGTTGTCAGTGGTGAAAGCTTCAGATGGACCTTCAGTCGTGATTCGGGACTTCCAGTGGGTTTCCAGCTGGAGGGACACGAGGTTCTAACTCGCCCCGCCGAGGTGAACATCTGGCGTGCTCCCACCGACAACGACCGCAACATCGTGGCCGAATGGCGTCGGGCTCGTTACGACCGGACCCATACTCGTACCTACGAGTGTGAGGTGGATACAGACGGTGCTGCCGCGCAGATCAGTTTCTCGATGTCGCTGGCTTCCGAGACTGTCCAACCTATTCTCCGTATGGAGACTCGCTGGACTGTGGACGCAACCGGGCGACTTCGGCTCCGAATGGATGCGACTCGAGGCGAGGGTTTTCCGTATCTGCCGCGTCTGGGGCTTCGATTCTTCCTTCGCTCGGACCTGGAACAAGTGACCTTCGTGGGTATGGGGCCGTACGAGAACTACGTGGACAAGCACCGCGCCAGCTGGCACGGACACTTCGTCACGGATGTTGATGCCTTGTTCGTCAACTACCTGAACCCGCAGGAGAATGGCAGTCGCCATGACTGCGACTTGCTTGGGATAGGCAACCCGGACATTGGGCTGTCCGTTTGGGGTGGGCAACCATTCAGCTTCAATCTGTCCCGCTACAGCCAAGAGGAGCTGGCTCGGGCCTCTCACGACTGGGAGCTGGAGGCGGAGGAGGACTTGGTGCTCTGCCTCGACCATGGGATGGGTGGAGTTGGCTCGAACAGCTGTGGTCCTGAGCTCCTGGAGAAATACCGACTGGACGCCGTCCATCACCATGTCGACTTCACTTTGGCGCCTGTACGCAAAGGGTGA
- a CDS encoding carbohydrate ABC transporter permease — MSAPARTVAPIEREEVAASRRPWSKGRIATHIFLGGMAVLWLFPLLYAVLASLRSYAYTSEHGYLSFGGFTLENYSKAWEAGDFGAKFLNSAIITIPAVVLSLFFASMVAFVISRFSWKFNTIMLALFLAGNLLPPQALLIPVFKLFQRVEVPFWISESGTLLNTHLAVILVNVAFQTGFCTFVLSNYMKALPKEIYESAMVDGTSLWGQFWRITLPLCRPSLAALATLEATWIYNEFFWATVLLQNGDKFPITSSLTNLAGDFFTDNNLVAAGSMIIALPTLVIYFALQKHFVSGLTMGETKG; from the coding sequence ATGAGTGCTCCCGCTCGCACTGTTGCACCAATCGAACGCGAGGAAGTGGCTGCGAGTCGTCGCCCCTGGAGCAAGGGGCGTATCGCGACGCATATCTTCTTGGGGGGCATGGCAGTGCTGTGGCTCTTTCCCCTCCTTTATGCAGTCCTTGCCTCTTTGCGGAGCTATGCGTACACGAGCGAACACGGATACCTGAGCTTCGGGGGGTTCACTTTGGAGAACTACAGCAAGGCATGGGAGGCGGGTGATTTCGGGGCAAAGTTCCTCAACTCTGCGATCATCACCATCCCTGCTGTGGTGCTCTCGCTCTTCTTTGCATCGATGGTGGCATTTGTGATCTCGCGTTTCTCATGGAAGTTCAACACGATCATGTTGGCCCTCTTCCTGGCCGGGAACCTGCTACCACCTCAGGCCCTGCTCATTCCGGTATTCAAGTTGTTCCAGCGAGTCGAGGTCCCCTTCTGGATCTCTGAGTCGGGGACGCTGCTGAATACTCACTTGGCCGTGATTCTTGTGAACGTTGCCTTCCAGACGGGCTTCTGTACCTTCGTGTTGAGCAACTACATGAAGGCTCTTCCCAAGGAGATCTACGAGTCGGCGATGGTTGATGGCACCAGCTTGTGGGGACAGTTTTGGCGGATCACTCTGCCTCTGTGCCGCCCTTCATTGGCTGCCCTCGCAACCTTGGAGGCCACTTGGATCTACAACGAATTCTTCTGGGCCACCGTGCTGCTCCAGAACGGTGACAAGTTCCCGATCACGAGCTCCCTGACTAATCTCGCAGGGGATTTCTTTACAGACAACAACCTCGTGGCCGCAGGATCGATGATCATCGCCTTGCCTACCCTGGTGATCTATTTCGCACTCCAAAAGCATTTTGTCTCGGGTCTGACCATGGGAGAAACCAAGGGCTGA
- a CDS encoding carbohydrate ABC transporter permease: protein MSAVAEPRQRGRGGGRLSTRDKVTVSLMMGIPTLVAASLVWLPAIASVVLSFFDWDGFGPLSEAEPVGLRWYEEAVTIYPAFWPAVQHNLIWLAAMFFVATPIGLLCAVLIDREASGTKLYQTSLYLPVVLSMALIGFVWQLMFSRDQGLINAVLGTSIDWYGDSRYNLWAALIATSWRHVGYVMLLYLAGLKGVDPALKEAAGIDGASEIKTFFHVTFPVMFPINVVVLVITFIDSLRAFDLVWVINRGRNGLELLATEVTRNIVGEAQRIGFGSALATIMLGMSSVFILIYLRIVMREEAR from the coding sequence ATGAGTGCCGTTGCTGAGCCCCGCCAGCGGGGGCGTGGGGGAGGCCGACTCTCGACACGCGACAAAGTGACCGTCTCTCTGATGATGGGGATCCCGACGCTGGTGGCGGCCTCACTGGTCTGGCTACCCGCTATCGCTTCGGTGGTGCTGTCCTTTTTCGACTGGGATGGTTTCGGGCCGCTGTCGGAGGCAGAACCAGTCGGGCTCCGCTGGTATGAAGAGGCCGTCACGATCTATCCCGCCTTCTGGCCTGCCGTGCAGCACAACCTGATCTGGCTGGCAGCGATGTTCTTTGTCGCGACTCCGATCGGGTTGCTTTGCGCCGTGCTGATCGACCGTGAAGCCAGTGGCACGAAGCTCTACCAGACTTCGCTGTACCTACCAGTGGTGCTGTCGATGGCTCTAATTGGCTTCGTCTGGCAGCTCATGTTCAGTCGGGATCAAGGACTCATTAACGCAGTATTGGGGACTTCCATCGACTGGTACGGCGATTCCCGGTATAATCTGTGGGCTGCGCTGATTGCCACCAGCTGGCGACATGTGGGTTACGTCATGCTCCTCTATCTTGCTGGTTTGAAGGGTGTTGATCCAGCGCTGAAGGAGGCGGCCGGCATCGACGGGGCGTCTGAGATCAAGACCTTCTTCCACGTCACCTTTCCCGTGATGTTTCCCATCAACGTGGTGGTGCTGGTGATCACTTTCATCGATTCCCTGCGCGCGTTCGACCTGGTCTGGGTGATCAACCGAGGTCGTAACGGCCTCGAGCTACTGGCCACGGAGGTCACCCGCAACATCGTGGGGGAGGCACAGCGAATCGGGTTCGGATCCGCCTTGGCCACGATCATGTTGGGGATGTCCAGCGTATTCATCTTGATCTATCTGAGAATCGTCATGAGGGAGGAGGCGCGATGA